The Triticum aestivum cultivar Chinese Spring chromosome 7B, IWGSC CS RefSeq v2.1, whole genome shotgun sequence genome window below encodes:
- the LOC123162468 gene encoding uncharacterized protein isoform X4, translating to MGPTTPNRTPTPSRTRTPFQDISNNQTSGIDHNPVRTRPPFQDISNNQTSDPKELKRQRDRERYAKNKDEINKRRREAYKRKKNTSEEIDGLHNGTPAQLAVSQATGQEAVTQLQNITGPDGALPTLGPYNGFIQTDKENISDNDESDWLHRNDAYQMQRSSRRMTLTQLAGVDNPQLNTVVNLRTPGVTFHDQGNDHGEYAYGILEPDVQTVILDGMQNGSLRFLYPDNMCHKRNLRDLVHHNSVLFMIY from the exons ATGGGCCCTACCACTCCCAACAGGACCCCCACTCCCAGCAGGACGCGCACCCCCTTCCAGGATATAAGCAACAACCAAACATCAGGTATTGATCATAACCCAGTCAGGACGCGCCCCCCCTTCCAGGATATAAGCAACAACCAAACATCAG ACCCAAAGGAACTAAAAAGGCAGAGGGATAGAGAGCGGTATGCAAAAAATAAAGATGAGATTAATAAGAGAAGGCGTGAAgcctacaaaagaaaaaaaaataccagTGAGGAAATAGATGGCCTACATAACGGAACACCGGCACAGCTAGCTGTATCACAAG CTACTGGACAAGAGGCGGTCACCCAGCTACAGAACATCACAGGCCCAGATGGTGCATTACCAACTTTAGGACCATACAATGGATTCATACAAACAGACAAGGAGAATATTTCTGACAATGATGAATCCGATTGGCTGCACAGAAATGATGCGTACCAGATGCAACGAAGTTCAAGAAGAATGACACTCACACAACTGGCAGGGGTTGACAACCCCCAACTCAATACAGTCGTCAATCTACGTACCCCAGGGGTAACTTTTCATGATCAGG GCAACGACCACGGCGAATATGCGTATGGAATACTGGAGCCCGATGTCCAGACTGTAATACTTGATGGTATGCAAAATGGCAGTTTAAGATTCCTCTACCCCGATAATATGTGTCATAAGCGTAATTTACGTGACCTTGTGCATCATAACTCTGTCCTATTCATGATTTACTAG
- the LOC123159264 gene encoding uncharacterized protein isoform X2: protein MAPSSDGAARQCGAGCCKAAEADAKLQAAAAWRFSDTGAHLLLAHVADVHPRRIRCRGASLRLRRPAKSVCWSRLCPLPVQSPTSTTSVRVRKGCKA, encoded by the exons ATGGCACCTTCCAGCGACGGCGCCGCAAGGCAGTGCGGTGCAGGATGTTGCAAGGCTGCG GAGGCCGATGCCAAACTGCAAGCAGCCGCCGCCTGGAGGTTCTCCGACACCGGAGCCCACCTCCTCCTCGCCCACGTCGCCGACGTCCATCCTCGTCGGATCCGGTGCCGCGGGGCCtccctgcgcctccgccgccccgccaagTCCGTCTGCTGGAGCCGCCTCTGTCCGCTGCCTGTTCAGTCCCCTACCTCGACCACGTCTGTACGCGTGCGCAAGGGCTGCAAGGCCTAG
- the LOC123159264 gene encoding uncharacterized protein isoform X1, with product MAVGRWHLPATAPQGSAEADAKLQAAAAWRFSDTGAHLLLAHVADVHPRRIRCRGASLRLRRPAKSVCWSRLCPLPVQSPTSTTSVRVRKGCKA from the exons ATGGCTGTGGGGCGATGGCACCTTCCAGCGACGGCGCCGCAAGGCAGTGCG GAGGCCGATGCCAAACTGCAAGCAGCCGCCGCCTGGAGGTTCTCCGACACCGGAGCCCACCTCCTCCTCGCCCACGTCGCCGACGTCCATCCTCGTCGGATCCGGTGCCGCGGGGCCtccctgcgcctccgccgccccgccaagTCCGTCTGCTGGAGCCGCCTCTGTCCGCTGCCTGTTCAGTCCCCTACCTCGACCACGTCTGTACGCGTGCGCAAGGGCTGCAAGGCCTAG
- the LOC123162468 gene encoding uncharacterized protein isoform X1 has product MVTSSHSSSELPSTETPAPRTPAPTPTEDADDARDIHDDGLLANTGVRIRMGPTTPNRTPTPSRTRTPFQDISNNQTSGIDHNPVRTRPPFQDISNNQTSDPKELKRQRDRERYAKNKDEINKRRREAYKRKKNTSEEIDGLHNGTPAQLAVSQATGQEAVTQLQNITGPDGALPTLGPYNGFIQTDKENISDNDESDWLHRNDAYQMQRSSRRMTLTQLAGVDNPQLNTVVNLRTPGVTFHDQGNDHGEYAYGILEPDVQTVILDGMQNGSLRFLYPDNMCHKRNLRDLVHHNSVLFMIY; this is encoded by the exons ATGGTGACTTCCAGCCACAG CTCTTCAGAGTTGCCCTCCACCGAAACGCCCGCGCCGAGGACGCCCGCACCGACGCCGACAGAAGACGCCGACGACGCCCGCGACATCCACGACGACGGCCTCCTCGCCAACACAG GAGTTCGTATTCGTATGGGCCCTACCACTCCCAACAGGACCCCCACTCCCAGCAGGACGCGCACCCCCTTCCAGGATATAAGCAACAACCAAACATCAGGTATTGATCATAACCCAGTCAGGACGCGCCCCCCCTTCCAGGATATAAGCAACAACCAAACATCAG ACCCAAAGGAACTAAAAAGGCAGAGGGATAGAGAGCGGTATGCAAAAAATAAAGATGAGATTAATAAGAGAAGGCGTGAAgcctacaaaagaaaaaaaaataccagTGAGGAAATAGATGGCCTACATAACGGAACACCGGCACAGCTAGCTGTATCACAAG CTACTGGACAAGAGGCGGTCACCCAGCTACAGAACATCACAGGCCCAGATGGTGCATTACCAACTTTAGGACCATACAATGGATTCATACAAACAGACAAGGAGAATATTTCTGACAATGATGAATCCGATTGGCTGCACAGAAATGATGCGTACCAGATGCAACGAAGTTCAAGAAGAATGACACTCACACAACTGGCAGGGGTTGACAACCCCCAACTCAATACAGTCGTCAATCTACGTACCCCAGGGGTAACTTTTCATGATCAGG GCAACGACCACGGCGAATATGCGTATGGAATACTGGAGCCCGATGTCCAGACTGTAATACTTGATGGTATGCAAAATGGCAGTTTAAGATTCCTCTACCCCGATAATATGTGTCATAAGCGTAATTTACGTGACCTTGTGCATCATAACTCTGTCCTATTCATGATTTACTAG
- the LOC123162469 gene encoding uncharacterized protein yields MNKKYPAAQKWLYREFPEHYRWTAANKKSQTRRSKRSQIGRLVYAHPAEGERYYLRVLLSHVRGATSFDDLKPVNGKPCTSFREACEHLGLIEHDRTLDDCMTEAATFQMPSALRRLFATILVFCEATQIRQLWNKHLPSMAEDYRRTESNEATLEQMVLRDVRDLVQSMGKDIKMYGLPDLVDTDGSSDAEYREVTEERQVRVDQEHLDLFSCLNIEQLDGFNDIMDHVTNQKSQIFFVDGPGGTRKTYLYKALLAKVRSMGLIAIATATSGIAASIMAGGRTAHSRFKIPIKLTDNNMCGFTKQSGTTELLKQASLIIWDEVAMTKHQAVETLDRSLQDIMECPLPFGGKVVVFGGDFR; encoded by the coding sequence ATGAACAAGAAGTATCCAGCGGCACAAAAATGGCTGTACAGAGAGTTCCCAGAACATTATAGGTGGACTGCCGCTAATAAAAAATCGCAAACGAGAAGAAGTAAGAGATCACAGATTGGAAGACTGGTGTATGCACACCCTGCTGAAGGAGAGAGGTACTACTTGCGGGTGCTCCTAAGTCATGTCCGAGGTGCCACTTCATTTGATGATTTAAAACCAGTAAATGGCAAGCCATGCACTTCCTTCAGAGAGGCATGTGAGCACTTAGGCCTCATTGAGCATGACAGGACACTGGATGATTGCATGACGGAGGCAGCAACATTTCAAATGCCTTCTGCTCTTAGACGGTTGTTTGCGACTATACTGGTATTCTGTGAGGCAACACAAATCCGTCAATTGTGGAACAAACATCTACCATCGATGGCTGAAGATTACCGTCGCACTGAGTCGAACGAGGCAACACTTGAGCAGATGGTCCTTAGAGATGTCAGGGATCTGGTGCAATCCATGGGTAAGGATATTAAAATGTATGGACTTCCAGATCTGGTTGACACAGATGGTTCTTCTGACGCCGAGTATAGAGAGGTAACAGAGGAGAGACAAGTTAGAGTTGACCAAGAGCATCTAGATCTATTTAGCTGTTTGAACATTGAACAACTGGATGGTTTCAACGACATAATGGATCATGTGACGAACCAAAAAAGCCAGATATTTTTTGTTGATGGTCCAGGAGGCACTAGGAAGACGTACCTGTACAAGGCATTGCTTGCGAAGGTCCGTTCGATGGGCCTAATAGCGATCGCAACTGCTACATCAGGTATAGCGGCGTCAATAATGGCTGGAGGCCGGACTGCCCACTCCAGGTTCAAAATTCCAATCAAGCTCACTGACAACAACATGTGTGGTTTCACAAAGCAGAGTGGTACGACAGAGTTGCTTAAACAGGCGTCCTTGATAATTTGGGATGAAGTTGCTATGACAAAGCATCAAGCAGTTGAGACGCTTGACAGATCGCTACAAGATATAATGGAATGTCCTCTGCCATTTGGTGGAAAGGTTGTTGTCTTTGGTGGGGATTTCAGGTAG
- the LOC123162468 gene encoding uncharacterized protein isoform X2, translating into MVTSSHSSSELPSTETPAPRTPAPTPTEDADDARDIHDDGLLANTGVRIRMGPTTPNRTPTPSRTRTPFQDISNNQTSGIDHNPVRTRPPFQDISNNQTSDPKELKRQRDRERYAKNKDEINKRRREAYKRKKNTSEEIDGLHNGTPAQLAVSQATGQEAVTQLQNITGPDGALPTLGPYNGFIQTDKENISDNDESDWLHRNDAYQMQRSSRRMTLTQLAGVDNPQLNTVVNLRTPGVTFHDQGNDHGEYAYGILEPDVQTVILDDCLGDRNLGETGDVDPDEEARMFARPGRLLLS; encoded by the exons ATGGTGACTTCCAGCCACAG CTCTTCAGAGTTGCCCTCCACCGAAACGCCCGCGCCGAGGACGCCCGCACCGACGCCGACAGAAGACGCCGACGACGCCCGCGACATCCACGACGACGGCCTCCTCGCCAACACAG GAGTTCGTATTCGTATGGGCCCTACCACTCCCAACAGGACCCCCACTCCCAGCAGGACGCGCACCCCCTTCCAGGATATAAGCAACAACCAAACATCAGGTATTGATCATAACCCAGTCAGGACGCGCCCCCCCTTCCAGGATATAAGCAACAACCAAACATCAG ACCCAAAGGAACTAAAAAGGCAGAGGGATAGAGAGCGGTATGCAAAAAATAAAGATGAGATTAATAAGAGAAGGCGTGAAgcctacaaaagaaaaaaaaataccagTGAGGAAATAGATGGCCTACATAACGGAACACCGGCACAGCTAGCTGTATCACAAG CTACTGGACAAGAGGCGGTCACCCAGCTACAGAACATCACAGGCCCAGATGGTGCATTACCAACTTTAGGACCATACAATGGATTCATACAAACAGACAAGGAGAATATTTCTGACAATGATGAATCCGATTGGCTGCACAGAAATGATGCGTACCAGATGCAACGAAGTTCAAGAAGAATGACACTCACACAACTGGCAGGGGTTGACAACCCCCAACTCAATACAGTCGTCAATCTACGTACCCCAGGGGTAACTTTTCATGATCAGG GCAACGACCACGGCGAATATGCGTATGGAATACTGGAGCCCGATGTCCAGACTGTAATACTTGATG ACTGCTTGGGAGACCGGAACCTTGGAGAAACTGGTGATGTTGACCCTGATGAAGAAGCTAGGATGTTTGCTAGACCAGGTAGATTATTGCTATCATGA
- the LOC123159264 gene encoding uncharacterized protein isoform X3, translated as MAPSSDGAARQCGAGCCKEADAKLQAAAAWRFSDTGAHLLLAHVADVHPRRIRCRGASLRLRRPAKSVCWSRLCPLPVQSPTSTTSVRVRKGCKA; from the exons ATGGCACCTTCCAGCGACGGCGCCGCAAGGCAGTGCGGTGCAGGATGTTGCAAG GAGGCCGATGCCAAACTGCAAGCAGCCGCCGCCTGGAGGTTCTCCGACACCGGAGCCCACCTCCTCCTCGCCCACGTCGCCGACGTCCATCCTCGTCGGATCCGGTGCCGCGGGGCCtccctgcgcctccgccgccccgccaagTCCGTCTGCTGGAGCCGCCTCTGTCCGCTGCCTGTTCAGTCCCCTACCTCGACCACGTCTGTACGCGTGCGCAAGGGCTGCAAGGCCTAG
- the LOC123162467 gene encoding uncharacterized protein, with product MVCAQTLNNAIVHSFPNVDFESCRVARHHGDGTITNEHHDRVYMNLPKNHHVLRKVSDCCHCGALRFQYEGPAFCCRKGKVGVFTPEVDEELKRLFTSQDDEDAKYFRENIRYFNSHFSFTSLGVTLDRRVSTAAGTGVYTFRACGGLYHALDDLSFGDNGPRHLQLYIYDTDENLLHRVKRSPNLRLDLIRKILTILEHNPYAQVLKSLGVVPNLDEYRISLNTGINLDQRRYNAPTTSQVAAIWVEGSDPHKTFDRSVVVYGKGDAGKGDRPLYIRAYHGCYDPLSYPLFFPRGEISWNRWMPYIELVDDTNQVSVDEFAQQNPAYGFPSDDNVIREQVGHKAQHEEQPTDLPEDDNMIREQVGHNAQHEDPPTDLLDGDDDDNPDEDFGDDEMNPTKSRKFVSAREYYCFKLCVRKKLFNIILFGGRLFQQWAVDMYIKIETMRLDWYSKPANQKVIRADLYQGLVDTIVAGESRGDQIGKRIVLPRTFPGGDSDMQRRFLDAMAIVQHWGKPDYFVTMTCNPYWEEIMQELLPGQLPQDRPDLVARVYRAKQRNMMDLLTKGKHFGEVAAYVHVTEFQKRGLPHEHILLIMEAKSKLRTSDDYDRVISAEIPDKKKYPVLHDLVVKHMLHGPCGALQKSCPCMIDGQCRFHYPRDFCDATLQGKDSYPIYRRRDDGVRVRIRGADLDNRWVVPYNPFLLMKYNCHINVKACSSIKAVKYLFKYIYKGHDKASFAFEQDIINDGGIINEIRQYRDACYISPLEAIYKIFGFKTFGVSPSVLQLQLHLPNMHIVAFKGYENLEDVVAHPTSSKSMLTE from the exons ATGGTTTGTGCACAAACTTTAAATAATGCAATTGTCCATTCTTTTCCAAATGTTGATTTTGAATCCTGCCGAGTGGCACGGCATCATGGTGATGGAACTATCACTAATGAGCATCATGACAGAGTTTACATGAACCTGCCCAAAAATCACCATGTACTTAGAAAAGTTAGCGACTGCTGCCACTGTGGAGCTTTGCGGTTCCAATACGAGGGGCCTGCATTTTGTTGCAGGAAGGGAAAAGTTGGTGTATTTACTCCAGAGGTTGATGAAGAGTTGAAACGATTGTTCACAAGTCAGGATGATGAGGATGCAAAATATTTCAGAGAGAATATACGGTATTTCAACTCCCACTTCTCATTCACCAGTCTTGGAGTCACCCTTGATCGTCGAGTCAGCACTGCGGCAGGAACAGGTGTATATACATTTCGTGCCTGTGGGGGATTGTACCACGCTCTTGATGATCTGTCGTTTGGTGATAATGGCCCTCGGCATTTGCAGCTATATATTTATGATACGGATGAAAACTTGCTTCACAGAGTTAAGAGGTCTCCGAATCTTAGGCTGGATCTCATACGGAAGATTCTAACAATACTAGAACATAACCCTTATGCTCAGGTTTTGAAGAGCCTTGGTGTTGTTCCGAATCTGGATGAATATAGGATCTCACTAAACACAGGTATCAACCTCGATCAACGAAGGTACAATGCGCCAACTACTTCTCAGGTTGCAGCAATATGGGTTGAAGGAAGCGACCCACATAAAACCTTTGATAGGAGTGTTGTCGTATATGGTAAAGGAGACGCTGGTAAAGGAGACCGTCCCCTGTATATTAGAGCATACCATGGGTGCTACGACCCTTTGTCATATCCACTGTTCTTCCCACGTGGGGAGATCAGTTGGAATCGTTGGATGCCATATATTGAGTTAGTCGATGACACAAACCAAGTTTCAGTGGATGAATTTGCACAACAGAACCCAGCCTATGGTTTTCCTTCAG ATGATAACGTGATTAGAGAACAAGTTGGTCATAAAGCACAGCATGAAGAGCAACCCACTGATTTACCTGAAG ATGATAACATGATTAGAGAACAAGTTGGTCATAACGCACAGCATGAAGACCCACCCACTGATTTACTTGATG GTGACGACGATGATAACCCGGATGAGGATTTTGGTGATGATGAGATGAATCCAACAAAATCAAGGAAATTTGTTAGCGCGAGAGAGTACTATTGCTTCAAGCTGTGTGTCCGGAAGAAGCTTTTTAACATCATCTTGTTCGGGGGGCGCCTTTTCCAACAGTGGGCTGTTGACATGTACATCAAGATTGAGACAATGAGGCTTGACTGGTATTCAAAGCCAGCAAATCAAAAGGTTATACGCGCTGACCTGTATCAG GGTCTTGTTGACACCATCGTTGCTGGCGAGTCACGCGGTGATCAGATTGGCAAGAGAATCGTGCTTCCACGTACATTTCCTGGTGGTGACAGTGACATGCAGCGCAGGTTTCTGGATGCGATGGCAATAGTTCAACATTGGGGTAAACCGGATTATTTTGTCACGATGACATGCAATCCCTACTGGGAGGAGATAATGCAGGAATTGTTGCCTGGACAGCTGCCACAAGACCGCCCAGACCTTGTGGCAAGAGTATACAGAGCTAAGCAACGAAATATGATGGACTTACTAACTAAGGGTAAGCATTTCGGAGAAGTCGCAGCTTATGTACATGTCACAGAGTTTCAGAAGCGAGGTCTCCCGCATGAGCATATACTTCTAATCATGGAAGCAAAAAGCAAGTTAAGGACCTCAGATGACTATGATCGGGTGATATCTGCAGAGATACCCGACAAAAAGAAATATCCTGTCCTCCATGATCTGGTAGTCAAACACATGTTGCACGGCCCATGTGGTGCACTCCAGAAAAGTTGCCCTTGCATGATAGATGGACAATGTCGATTTCATTACCCGCGAGATTTCTGTGATGCTACATTACAAGGGAAAGACTCATATCCCATCTATAGAAGGAGGGACGACGGGGTTCGAGTAAGGATCAGAGGAGCAGATTTGGACAATAGATGGGTGGTCCCTTACAACCCCTTTCTGCTTATGAAATACAACTGTCACATAAATGTCAAAGCATGCTCGAGCATCAAGGCAGTCAAGTACTTATTCAAGTACATCTACAAAGGGCATGATAAGGCATCATTTGCATTCGAGCAGGATATTATCAATGATGGGGGAATCATTAATGAAATTCGTCAATACAGGGATGCATGCTATATATCTCCTCTAGAAGCTATTTACAAGATTTTTGGGTTTAAAACGTTTGGTGTTAGTCCATCTGTGTTACAGCTGCAACTTCATTTGCCAAACATGCACATAGTCGCATTTAAGGGTTATGAAAATCTGGAAGATGTTGTCGCTCACCCAACTTCTTCCAAATCCATGCTTACCGAGTAA
- the LOC123162468 gene encoding uncharacterized protein isoform X3, translating to MVTSSHSSSELPSTETPAPRTPAPTPTEDADDARDIHDDGLLANTGVRIRMGPTTPNRTPTPSRTRTPFQDISNNQTSDPKELKRQRDRERYAKNKDEINKRRREAYKRKKNTSEEIDGLHNGTPAQLAVSQATGQEAVTQLQNITGPDGALPTLGPYNGFIQTDKENISDNDESDWLHRNDAYQMQRSSRRMTLTQLAGVDNPQLNTVVNLRTPGVTFHDQGNDHGEYAYGILEPDVQTVILDGMQNGSLRFLYPDNMCHKRNLRDLVHHNSVLFMIY from the exons ATGGTGACTTCCAGCCACAG CTCTTCAGAGTTGCCCTCCACCGAAACGCCCGCGCCGAGGACGCCCGCACCGACGCCGACAGAAGACGCCGACGACGCCCGCGACATCCACGACGACGGCCTCCTCGCCAACACAG GAGTTCGTATTCGTATGGGCCCTACCACTCCCAACAGGACCCCCACTCCCAGCAGGACGCGCACCCCCTTCCAGGATATAAGCAACAACCAAACATCAG ACCCAAAGGAACTAAAAAGGCAGAGGGATAGAGAGCGGTATGCAAAAAATAAAGATGAGATTAATAAGAGAAGGCGTGAAgcctacaaaagaaaaaaaaataccagTGAGGAAATAGATGGCCTACATAACGGAACACCGGCACAGCTAGCTGTATCACAAG CTACTGGACAAGAGGCGGTCACCCAGCTACAGAACATCACAGGCCCAGATGGTGCATTACCAACTTTAGGACCATACAATGGATTCATACAAACAGACAAGGAGAATATTTCTGACAATGATGAATCCGATTGGCTGCACAGAAATGATGCGTACCAGATGCAACGAAGTTCAAGAAGAATGACACTCACACAACTGGCAGGGGTTGACAACCCCCAACTCAATACAGTCGTCAATCTACGTACCCCAGGGGTAACTTTTCATGATCAGG GCAACGACCACGGCGAATATGCGTATGGAATACTGGAGCCCGATGTCCAGACTGTAATACTTGATGGTATGCAAAATGGCAGTTTAAGATTCCTCTACCCCGATAATATGTGTCATAAGCGTAATTTACGTGACCTTGTGCATCATAACTCTGTCCTATTCATGATTTACTAG